Sequence from the Xiphophorus maculatus strain JP 163 A chromosome 16, X_maculatus-5.0-male, whole genome shotgun sequence genome:
TAGCGGATGGAGAAAATCTGTGAGCAgcacttttaaagttttgctgTGTGTAATTTGGGtaggtgtggactttgactgggtcaccAACACATACTTTGATCTATGCGGGTGTTGCAGCattattgtcctgctggaaggtgaacagCTTCTGTTCCATTGCAGCATCTAAcatattttcttgcatttaGCTATTCAGCGAGATTTGAACGTAACTCGTATACGAGTTAATTCATTCTAAGTTATTACTATTATATAATGACTTTCAAACATTAACATAAGTTGCATATTTTTGATTTACGTTATTAATAGTTCATATCCTTGCCTCAAAAAGATGCAATTTCATGCAAGCCTTCCATTGTTTTAATAGCATACATAGGCCTACATTTTGTGCTTCCACTGGTTATCTCAGCGGTCTTGCCGCAGCAACAAACTGCTGCGAGGATTATTATTTCTCGATTTCATCACACGTTTGTTGCCACAGCTGCTCCAGTCCGTCTTATCGGGGAGGATTTCAGTGGTgaccccctccaccccccctcccaccaccaccaccaccactacTGCACCTCCTCCTCTCTGATTCTTGTTCTGCCTTTATCACAGCACAAATCTGTTGTCGTTTTCCTGCCATTTCAGTTCATGACAAACAGAAGGAACCGTGTCACTTCTATACAGGAAGCTGATATTTGTGCTGGAttttatcacaattaatccACCGATTGAGTGTTAATCCATATTTTGGCTTTTGGACATACAATTGGCACCGGTCCAATTGTAGCAGAAAATTATATGTACACTTACATTTGACacgtgcagtttttttttttttttttttagctttaatctCTTGTTTTCCTGCTCCTTTCCTTTTCATACTCATAAAACCAGGCAAAAAGGGGTGACACATAGTCTCTGGGAGCAGGAAGGAGGCGTATCATATGGAATGGCAGCTGAGGATGTGAGACTAATGTGACAGGTGCAGCCTGAGAGAGTGACAGCATGGGAAGAGGGGGTGGAGGTGGACCATGTGGAGGAGGGGTCAGTGCTTGAAACAGGAGGATTGGGAGAGATTAATGGTTCTTTCACTTATCAGCAGACAGGCCCTTGCAGTATATTACTGGTAGTGCTGCCATTCTCATTATCTTTATATGAGCCGTGGAAGATGTGAAAAGGGACAGGAAATCATTGAACAACCACACGTATTTAATCACAGTAAATTGATTTCAAAGAAACATCCCTCATCAAGTTAAAGTAATAAGGTAATTGAGAGGCTTATGACCATGTAATTACTACACATGGGCATTACTGAGATACCCAGTTAGATTAGACATAACACTCTCATAAACGGTGCCTGAAGAACGTGTAAAATgccttttaaataaatctcaCCCTGTCTAGGAACTTTTAATCAGCAACCTATGATTTCCTGTTTAGTTGCCATTTAAAATAGGAAAGACAAGCAGTCGGGCTCCTCAAGGTAAATGGATGATTCATGTGTTGATTTAATTTacaaagaaggggaaaaaaacagctgacCCAAATCCGAAATTTACCCACATCTACAGTAagagaaatcacaaaaaatattcaacatgaTATTAGATTGCTGCAAAtgaagatgaatttatttttgaaatcaTTACACAGATTTATCATGAGTACTTAGAACTGTGGGATGCAACAACTTTCTGCTAAGACTGACTGCAGAAATAGAGAGTAAAAAaggcatttaattttttttccagtttccttTTGAAGCTAGAATGCAGAAAATCTTTGAACATGTTTCATGTGTTGCACGGTGATTAGTCCATCTTTTTCAGAATATAAAAGTTACTGCAACACAAATCTGTGCCAAATGCGTTTCTTTTCTTGGTCTCTAACCATACAAAcatcaaaagcaaaaaaggtGGACTAGCAGTTCATGACGATTATATCCTCtaggacatgttactgtgaaatAATGCCTCTGGTATGTCATGACGATCATGTGTGGCAGTCATGAGACTGTCATACAGCAGCAGtgacttcagtcagaggcttctttagATTTGCTGCAAGACTGGCAGCCCATGACTCTTTGAAGACACTTGGATGATATAAgtagcaacatttaatttagctTTGGGAAATggaactgaattgaactgaatgtcagacagtgagaaaaaggGTCATATGTCTTTTCATTGAGTGCTtgcaaatatctggtttcagctgctgTCTGTGATGTATTTTAGCTTCAGAAATTCACTTAATCTGTGAACTGGGAATACTAGTTTGTCTATATTCCACACCTGATTGCTTGAACTGGCTGGTTCAGATAGAAATTGAACACATATGTAATGCTTGTTCTCGTCATTTGTTTGAAGTTTAGACAAGAACGTCTGAGTATTTATAGCAGGTTCTACAGTAACTTGGATCAGAGTGATCACATGCGAGGCTCAGTCACTGACTAATATAGCCTTACTGACAGCCTGTACTAACTGTGGCTCAGCCTTGTGAGTTATTGTCTGTTACTCCTAAACCTTCTTTTGTACCAGAACAGCAGGCTCACAGGTGCTGCTCTGGCTTATTTTTGACTCATCTactatatatttgtatatatataatctCTCCCTTTCCATTCATATTCATTTGCAGTAtgtctctccccccccccctttctttcctcttccttctccgGAGGTTGCTTCGTCTCGTCGTCAAGGCCTCCTTTTGGCCTCCACACAACAAACAGTGCAGTGACAGCAGGGTGGCCGACATGGAGACACGCACGCTGCATCTGTTTCCAGTGACTAGCATCACAATGAGAACCTGTGACCTTACAGGATGCATTAACTATGACAGGATGCAGGTGTCCAAATTAGCAGGAAGAGTGACTAATTATATAGAGTAACTTTATTTCCATATATGTATCCCACTTTACTCAGGCTGTAATGGAAACGATGTGAGTTTGAGATATCAGTGCTTTTTCAggaggaaacatttaaaacattagaCCTACTGGAAGTTTCATGAATTGTTTTGCTCTGATCTGATCCACAATCTCAACAGATTTTCTAGTTCTTCTCAGCCTTAACAATTTAGGAAAAACTGCTTTATAATACCTCTCACCAGCACAATGCAGTTGTTCGCATAAAAAGTGAAGAATTTGagacataaaaatgtctttttggaTTGTCAGATCGATCAATTTTAGATGAGGTTGTAGCTGAAAGTTTCCTTGTTTTATTCTCAACATATCTATTTCCATTCTTCAGAGAAAAACTCAATGGAACTGGATGAAAACGCTTCAGGATCCATAGCAATTTGTCAAAGGTTCTTTGTCCTGCACAGTGCTTCCTAAAACTGATAAGTCACCATGAAACTTGCTACTTTGTGTCAagcacagtttttattttcactgtctACTATTAGTGCTCACTTGTCCTTCGGCCCTCGGGTACCAGCTGTTCACTATTCAAAATACTGTTGCAAGGGCTTTTTGgactttttaagttttttcatttaaactccTGCTGTGGAAATTCAGAATGTATCACCATGCTCTGCTACTATTATAATCATGCTATATAATCATACAGCTACTCAGAAGGAAATACACTCTTCCTTTTTCCCTTAATGTTGGTAATTCAGTTAAGTGAGATAATCCAAATCTCACCCATTCGCCACCCTGCCTATTCAGTTCAGACTCCAGTAGTTGTCGAGGTCAAGACTCCAGGCAGTAAGACAGAAAAAGCCAGGATGATGCAAATTCCAGATGCCCGAAAATCAAATAAActataaacaataaattgtaTTGAAGAagtaaaacatactttttagtCTCACAACTATAGGCATGGTGTTGTCTGGCTTCTTTAAAGACGTCACCATGCACCATATTTTCATTCGGTCTCCCAGTGGCCCTATAAACATGGTTTAACCCACAGAAGGTCAAAGTGGGGGCATTGGAATAAAGGCAACACCAGGATTTGCCTTCCTGCTCTGTCACCCAGTCTCTAGGTCCCACAATAATGAACAGTGGTTTACTCTGAATCATGAGTTGATTATTCATTTCAAGACAGCTAAGCAAgtcagatatatatataaaagcttTGTGTACTCAAAGCCACAAGGgatttacagaaagaaaacttgTGGTTCTCATATGTTTTTGAGAATCGCCCTTTAATTCTGAAATCTGGTGATGAACAATTACACTAATGTGATCAGTGAGGTTTTTTGATGGCAAACTTACAATTTGTAATACAATTTGCCAGAACAATGAGGTAGTCATTTATTAATTGTGCTgtcaaaatactttaaatttttcatgacaaaatttgttttttaggtcaaaataactaaatatttaaaaagaaattctaaGTGTTATCACAAGTAAACAAGAGTTGTTGATAGATAAATAACGTATAAAGAAATTGCTAAGCATCTTTGATCAGCTTTCCATAGTCTGGTTAAAATCAAAGGACCCTGTTGCTACGAAACAACAAAGCTAACAACTACTCAGCTgtgcagatttttaaatgtgccaAAATAAAGCATGTGTGCCATTGGTTTATTGTGATACAAACTGTAATAAGTGCAAATAAATCGTTGAAACCTTCAATTTTCACTACAATTTATGAATGACAGCTATATTGGATACTAAACCATATCCAGCATGTAACTTTAAAGTACAAAGCGCTTCACAAGTAGTATTCAGTATCCGTGTTGCCACCATATTAAAGGATCCTACACCAATGAGTGATAcagtaaatgtcaaaaaatgtcaaagcagCACTATTTGTTTTGCATCCACTAGTATTTACACATGCATAGAAAATAGTGAAAACATTACTTGAtctgttaaatattattaaactATTTACCTATATCTGTGCATATGCGagtcttttctgtttgtctaTGGTCCAGTAGGTTGACTTCACAACAGGCACACTCAGGCTCACGGTACTTATtctaacaagaaaaaataaatacatcagtCTAACAGCTTCTGCCCCACAGTTACAGACGGCAACAGAAAAAGGGGCAAGCTGAGTGTGATCGTATTGTCGAACATAACATAAATTTACATCATTAGTTTGCATAACTAATATTATccttaagataaataaatatatacgcTTTTAGTACAGGAAATATTTAACATTCAAAGACTATCACACAAttggtaaaaaattaaaatgaaaacatacatCAGAGAGAAAATCAAGTTGATGGTTATCATCGGTCCCGCAGCGTTTGCCcctatatatgaaaaaaaataaataaataaatctaaactaaCTACAGAAAAATGGTTCCTAATGAAGAGTTCATAGATATACAATTGAACGTATCTGAAGTGCACAAAACTCAATataacagttaaaaataaaataaataaaagtaaaataataacagtaaaaTACATCAAACCTATATAGCACTTTTAATATAGACAAAGCATATCTGCATATATTTCAAAGATGGTTAAAATATAATCGAAACATTGCAAGATTACACATGAAACCATAAAATTGACTAAATTAGCCTAAGATATATGTTAAAATACAATACTTGTAAAGAAAGCACATACCACAGATGGCAACAGGATAAGGGGATGAGCTGGCAGTTACTgattgctatggtaaccaccaactgtcaAGAACAACATAACCTATACACCAGTAaatttcagaacaaaataactttttgactcaacaaaattaatttgaagAATGAATAAACCAGTTTTGACGATCTCCACAACTGTAATAATGTTCAAACAAAACCTTGTTACatataattattgttttctatttcatCCAGGTCGAATGCTCTATTGTTTCCCTTAGATTTTGTGTCAGGTAAGATTAAACAAACTTGCCAGACACTCATAAACTATCTTGGAGAGATGAAGTTCAGTCAAATGAATATCTGGCTAGACTTCAGTGGGACCTGATGTAATGCATCTTTATGAATGGTGTAGGTGAGGCAATGGAcataatgaatatattttagcATGCTATTGTGCTCTAAGACTGTGAGCAAGTGCTACAGAATGGCTGCTAAATATTGGCTTTATGAAAATTTCATCATGAGCAAGTTGGTATGCTGGCACATTTACCCCcaactggatttaaaaataataacacagaGTCATTTCTTTGTCTCCAGGGTCCTATTCCTCCCATGTTTATATAAAATTCATAAGGCACATAATGGAATACTCACAAATAGTCAGCAGAAGCCTCCAGTCTTACATAACGTCTGCTTGCTCAGATATGATCCAAAATGCTACAGATGATCctacataaacaaataaataaaaatatacattagcCATGAAGACTAAGTCCTGGTTTTATAAAGTTGTTAtccaaaaatgtattcattattTAAGGCTAGCAGCCAAACTCAGCCAAGAGAGAGGAACATAAGGCCCAGTGAGGATGGACCCATTTCTACTGTATATGAGTGTTTTACATAAAGAGAGATGTTACACTATAGCAGTGTTATATAAAACTGTTCAGCTTGTCTAATTCTTTTGCtttcaaaaatgtctttcagcCCAAGCTATAACCTCTTGAGGTCTAGTTTTACCTCCACCCGTCTGAACAATTACCCAGTGAAGTAGAAGCTGCTCTGTCTGGCATGGGGTAGAGTCTGAATGGGGGTGGGACGAAAGGAAATAGCTTTTCCATTGATTTAAACTAAGAGACAAGCTAATGTGGGATAAAAGAAAGACTGGGAACATAAATTTTGAGAATGGGGTTACTGGAAATGATCGGGTGACATGTTTGAGCAAGTAGTAATGAACTAAAATGATCAGATTTTCCAACAATGAGATGTTTGAGATGTTTTTCATAGGTGTGCTTTCCAACACACACAATATACATGCAAGAATATGTGGTCACAGCATATGACTGTTGTTGGGTTTGGGGAGAATTAAGGATTACTGAAGTTGTGGGATTTGGTCAAATGTGGGCTCTGCTGACGTGTTCAAGAAAAATATAGGTTTCTTAAAAGTTTGTCATGACTTTTTCCATTAATAGAAATAGTATTGCCATTTACTTTGCAGCCCTTGTGATCGGGTTGCTAGTGTTTCTCAGTGATTCTCAGATCTCTCAATCTGTCCACTCAAGGACTGGCTTCTGTTCAGCATCAACACTGCAATCAccagatagttttttttatataattttgttgGCTAAACTTCATCTTCAGACTGTTTTCTGTATGATTTTCAGCACTTTGTCAGTTTGTCAGATAACTCCCACATAGCCTATATagtaactttattttctttttccacattttgcctGGTTTCAACTATAAACCTTAGTTTATAGTATTGTATTTGGAgaaaccaaagcaaatgtgaagggaaaataaatgtttatgcatCTCTAGGATAAGTGTGGAGCTGTATGTCTCTACTGTACAAATTTTGTATATCTGGTGAATGATTTTTCTGCTCATCTTTGAGCatctttgcaaaagtattgtcACAGATTCTTGACTTGATTTAGGtcttgactttgactgagccattttaacacataaaatgtGTTAGTATTAATTACAAAATGTGATATGTCattattaattatatatatactctTATGTATATATAATCTTTCATCTTTCTCTGTTGAAAACTGAGCTGGTAGAACCGGAGAGCAGGACCACACTCAGGAAGGAAGGTGCTCTGTTAAATGAATCTCCTCTGGACGGCCCAGTAAAGGAGCGCGGCCATTTTTCGGGAGCGAGGAGCCATCTCCCTGGTGAGTACCATGGCAACAGCCAACACAGGCCCCAACTTCCTGAGATGTTCTTTTCAAGCTCCCAATCTAAAGTGGCaggccagtttttttttttgttatgggCCTTCTATTGCTTTTAGTCTCTCCAGCCcattcttctgtttcttcttttttttttttctttgcccaCATGACATGGCCCCAGCCTTGTTCACCAGCCCATCGAGGCTGTGAGAAGACTGCTGAGGGTGAGTGTCCGTGGGAAAATGTTGCCAGACAACACACTGGTATGTGACAGTCAGGCCAGGCTAATAATGTCTGTGTGGGACCAAATAGGGAAAACATTACAATGGACGGAGCAACTCAGGCCAACTTTTATGAATGGATAGTTCTTATTGCagctaaattatattttgttcacTATTAATCTTCTTCTTCAAAGTTTCTCTGTGGAAATCTTAAATAAATCCCCTGATTAGCTAAGCTTGATAAAGAATGTGGGCTCAttcatgtttctattttatgaTTACAATCGTTTAGTATTCATACTTTGCATAGTCACACCTAAACTTTGTTACAAGAAATCTGTTCTATTATATTTAAAGTGGTCTTCATGCTTTATTAAGGcttttcaaagtttattttctatactttgttttttctttttacacttctgcttttctcaaTAATGTGCGATTTGTGCTTCTACAaagagaaaactgcagaaaaactgctttttgtttttaacctaTGTTTGATATTGGAGGAAAAAATCTGTGTGAGTGGAAATACTTATTTTAGCAGAGTATAGTGTGGATTAGACTGTTTTGTAGAATATTAACATACATAATGTTGTACATTAATATCCATATTTCTGACCTTGACAATCACAGAGATTGAACATTATCTCAGATATccataaatatacaaaacagCTTAAAACCCTTTTACATTACTATAAAttagagacaaaaacaataaaatatcttgGTTTTATGGTTTATTACATTCATGAAACTGTATTTACCAGGACTCCTTTAAGGTGCATGTCAGCCATtacattgttgctgaaataacaTAACTTCAAAGGTATTAGAAGGTATGTTCACATCACAAACATGCTGAATAATTTACAGGTCTCACAACCTCTGAGTACTTAACACATGCAGGAGGAAAGCTCTTTACTGACATTAACAGAGAGCCACCTTGTGGATAAAAGATGAAGtacacagaggaagaaaatcCAACAAACTACAGTGTTTCTTATGTTAcggatattttaaaaagacacacGCAGAAAAGCTTATGACtgagtttaaacaaaaaaatatatacaacgGATTCCCTGTTTTAGTAATTATTTACCTGCATTAAGCTAAATTCATAATGAAGCTTGATGTGTTCCCTCACTTCACCTCTCTAACGTGAACCCATCAACGTCTGCAGCCAGCTGAGGTGGCGGGACACTTTTTGGAAGATGTAGCCTTTAGTGCAGTCAGCCCCTTCTGGTTGACTCACCACCCCAGTGAGAAACAACACATCCCTGTACATTGTGAGCAAGGGGCTGCCTGAGCTCATGTTGCAGTCAGCATGGGCCCGGGCAGCAGTGCAGCCCATTTTATTGGTCATCAGGTTGGGGTAAGTTTCCACGCATTGAGGCAGCTTATTGTACACCAGCTGGTTAATAGTGAGCCGGCCCTGGAAATTGGACATCTGTGTGGATTCCTTCCAGCCGGTGACAACAGCCGGCCAATCTCCAGACATTAAGATGCTCTCTGCGAAGTCTTTCTCTGGCAGGCAGGCCGCAACAACATCTGACTTAAAGGTTATGGGGTCGCGGAGCTCGATCACAGCCAGGTCATTTTCAGGACGGTCTCTCATATAACGAGGATGGACGTGAATGAGCTTCACATACAGCGTCTGCTCTCCGTCTTCAAAGTTGGTGCTGCGCTTTCCTGATGAGACGACAGAATGGACAACATTAGTTTTTGGTGTTGTGCAAAGCACCAAATTCAATACAACGCTGATGTTCACTACACTTACCAACTGCAACCTGGAAGCTGCTGTATTTGTTGGCGCACTGAGCTGACGTCAAGACGAGGTTCTCCTTCAGAATGACTCCACCACAGAAGCCATCAGACTCTGAACTCTTTAAGAGAGCCTGGTAAGAAGATTGAGAAACTGTGTGAACACAAAAAGGGCATCTACTGGAGTTTGTGCAAGGTGGTCCATTAGAGTAGGCTCCCCTTACCTGCCAAGGACACTCAGATGGCGTACAAGGAAGTCCATCAAAGTTATTGGTAGAAAGACTTGACTGTCTGTTCTTCCACTGAGACAGATTGTTCACCTGACCACACGGGTATCTGACTAACAAGGGAAGATGGTTctgattagattagattagtaGCTTTTGTTGGTGAACACCAGATTCCTGTGCAACAATATACATAACATGCCACATATCgttgaattcagatttttacttacactttgaaacacatttttttttctcatcgtCCGAtgttaaaatgaccaaaagcAACGTTAGTTAGGATTAGCCAAATTATATCTATTTGCTAAATCCCACAATAAAGAGagacttttgttgttgttttttttaaaaaaaaagaaaatatgatagGTGAAGGCTGTATAAGTTACAAGTTCACTCATAATATGTCAATTAAATGAAGGCACACTTTCACATGTATTTTACGGAAACACCTTATACACACTGTTTTCTTGTGTGACATTatgaaaatctacaaaaaattGGCAGAGTTATCAGGAACATAAATGTGGACCTCTGAAGGTTAGGTTTATCCTTAGGTACAATTTCCAGATGTCTATAGGTGCCACATTTATCACTTCAAACAATTACACCCAACAATAAAAAGCACATAAATAGTCTGGAAACATTCTGCGAAGAAAGAAGACATGTCCtgcaaaatgtgcaaatcaACCCCAGTACAAAAGCAGAAGACCTTGTGATTAAGAAGTCCGAAGCTGGTAAAAGGGATGTCTTTATCTACAGtagaaataaattatgtttcagCAAGGCcaatcaaagaagaagaagccattATTCCAAAAGCAACATAATAAACTCCAGATCACAGTTTGCAAATGCAAGCCATCAAGAAAATCTGATTGAAATGTTGAGGTTTTATCTCAAAACATCAGCCAGGAGGTCGAAGCTTGTTCAAAAACATGCCCTCAAAATTACCCTAGGTAATGTTTTGGAGCCCCAAACCAAGTCCTATAGAAAATGTGTGAGAAGACCCAGTCACAaaagttctgtcaggaggaatggaccAAGATACCAGAAAACTATATTGAGAAACATGTGGaaggaaaaccaaaacatttgagCCAAGACATACAGGttaaaactttaatctgatttaatgccaaacaaagttaataaattCCTTGTTAAAACAAAGTGTATCTGCATTTGTCTCTCTCCCTTACTGACAGTCAATTTATCAAAACTACATTTCAGGTGAAAATAGATTCCTCAAGTATAACCTATGATAAATAAGTGGGAAGCTTCACTTTGTCTTAGTtgcaaaaaatacacacaaggAAAAACCGATAACATACCTGCAGCTTCACACTTGACCTTGTCTTTGACCCTCCAGCCTCGGGCACAAGAACACTCGTAGGACGTGTAGCCCGGTTTGCAAAACTGTGAGCAGCCCTTGTCCTTTTCCAGCGTGCAAAGAGTCTCATCTAGTTTGTGGGATGTAGCAGAGTGTGCACGCTAATGTGTAAGTAATAAACAAACAGCAGTTTTTACATGGTGCCTACAACAGATCTGTACCTTTTTCACAGTGGACTCCCGTGAAACCCGACTTGCAGACGCAGTCATAGCCTCCAACACTGTCTGAGCACATGGCTCCATTCATGCAGGGGTTTTCAGCACACTGGTCTCCATCTAAACAGAGAACACGTTTGTGAGAAGAGGCAACGCATTGTTGAACAGGAGGTTCTTTATATAACTTACCGATGTAGACAGACCAGAAAATGTCCTGCAAGAAAAATTGCACATGATAAGCGAGAAGCAGGCTCGTGAAAGGCCTGATCTGTTAGTTCTTAGAATGAGGATTCTTagagaaatttaaaatgaaggaaatacACAGCAAGCTAACCGTGCGATACGAGTCCTGGAAATACTTCCTGGCTTCCTCATAAGTGCACACCCTCTCCATGCAAGCCTGCTCCAAGGTGGACGCTCCAGCATTTCTCTTCTGACGGG
This genomic interval carries:
- the LOC102223744 gene encoding coagulation factor X-like; its protein translation is MHSSTTYAAVLCLLAGAVTAIQTPQTVFLEKQQATSLISRQKRNAGASTLEQACMERVCTYEEARKYFQDSYRTDIFWSVYIDGDQCAENPCMNGAMCSDSVGGYDCVCKSGFTGVHCEKDETLCTLEKDKGCSQFCKPGYTSYECSCARGWRVKDKVKCEAAVRYPCGQVNNLSQWKNRQSSLSTNNFDGLPCTPSECPWQALLKSSESDGFCGGVILKENLVLTSAQCANKYSSFQVAVGKRSTNFEDGEQTLYVKLIHVHPRYMRDRPENDLAVIELRDPITFKSDVVAACLPEKDFAESILMSGDWPAVVTGWKESTQMSNFQGRLTINQLVYNKLPQCVETYPNLMTNKMGCTAARAHADCNMSSGSPLLTMYRDVLFLTGVVSQPEGADCTKGYIFQKVSRHLSWLQTLMGSR